In Thermus tengchongensis, the genomic stretch GGGAGGGTGGGAGTGGCGGTACGTGGTGGCCACCTTTCCCGGGGGGCGGCGGTTTACCATCGAGCACTTTTTCCGGACCATGAAGGGGGAGTTTTCCCTGGGGCGTTTTGGGCAGCGGACGGCCTTGGGGGTGCATCGGTTTCTGGTGTTGTCCTTCCTGGCTTACCTGCTGGCCCACTGGGTGAGGCTAGCTCCAGCCGGGAGAGGTCTTTCTTGGCGGGAGGCTGGGCGGGAGGCGGCGCGCCTGCTGCTGCCGGAGGTGGTCTTGGGGGTCCTCATGGCCGAGCTGGGAGCTTTGGGTCTTTGGCCCCCGCCTGCGGGGGGAAGGGGGTGTTTATGCAGGGTATTCGGGAGGTGCAAGTTTTGAGATGATCCATCCCTCAAGGCTCACCTGTTTGATCCAAACTTCGTCAGGGGTGTCCTGCTGAAAATGGTCGTCGTGTTTCTCCACCCAAAGGCCAAGCTCTCTGAGCTTCCCCGGGAAACTCTTACCCAAGTTGCGGTCACAAAAATAAACCAAACTCACGCGGCCGCGCCCTCAAAGACCACCGCCTCCCGCACCGCCCCCAAGGGAAGCCCATAGTCCTCTGCCAGGGCCTCCAGGGCTTCCCCGCTGTTGTACCGGAGAGCCAGCACCCGGGTCTTCACCCCTGCCACCGTGGGAGCTCCGAAAGCCACCCGGGGGTCCAGGACCACTTGCTCGCTTCGCAGCCGTCCTGCTACCGAAGGACGGAAGCGTACCGGGAATCCCTTCTCGTCCCGTTCCACACGGGAAAGATAGTCCCGAAGAATGTCCTCGAGGGCCACCTGCCCCGACCGGGTGAGGGCCAGCAACCCTTGGGGATCCCTCAGGAAGATATCCCGAAGCCCCACCTCGAGGTCCAAAAGCAGAGGGCGGGGCACCCCCAGCTTCTCACGG encodes the following:
- a CDS encoding DUF433 domain-containing protein, translated to MDPQDRPLYTLREAARYLGVPEATLRTWVWGRRYPVQGGQGWSEPLIVTPGGGSLLSFLNLVEANVLAALRKEHRITMGKVRQMVAYAREKLGVPRPLLLDLEVGLRDIFLRDPQGLLALTRSGQVALEDILRDYLSRVERDEKGFPVRFRPSVAGRLRSEQVVLDPRVAFGAPTVAGVKTRVLALRYNSGEALEALAEDYGLPLGAVREAVVFEGAAA
- a CDS encoding PIN-like domain-containing protein: MSLVYFCDRNLGKSFPGKLRELGLWVEKHDDHFQQDTPDEVWIKQVSLEGWIISKLAPPEYPA